The following coding sequences lie in one Haematobia irritans isolate KBUSLIRL chromosome 3, ASM5000362v1, whole genome shotgun sequence genomic window:
- the LOC142231602 gene encoding uncharacterized protein LOC142231602, whose product MKNFYVILLIVIAISNSDPILALKRSKRKSSKEFNNNIFSKDFVVVQKEENNNVRSKTFPKIKEGSTLRIHKSDMNENNAKINKISDKHGYSPSLPHILNGLNHNLTHDRIQLNIANNTNKNISTLDISHDVSNIFPYETANLVGAHVILPTNAIKSMALLPFSPYNQMMRYMMLLYDNGEETEPSMSKHEMDLGTQDGKYVTRKYNHGESNDSRMAIYPKSWIFRKPIHHEPEPVLDVIEYDIYKPLIPNRNLVANHKSPNLDDNNHLNNEKVVNIWKDWSSPKKLTEEPKAKGLK is encoded by the exons atGAAGAATTTCTACGTTATTCTATTAATTGTGATTG CCATAAGCAATTCTGATCCGATTTTGGCTTTGAAACGTAGTAAACGCAAGTCATCGAAGGAATTCAATAAcaatatattttccaaagattttgttgtaGTACAGAAAGAAGAAAACAATAACGTTAGGAGTAAAACATTTCCCAAGATTAAGG AAGGTAGTACTCTAAGAATACATAAATCAGATATGAACGAAAATAATGCAAAGATTAACAAGATTTCCGATAAACATGGATACAGCCCCAGTCTGCCACATATCCTCAACGGTCTGAATCATAATTTAACTCATGATCGTATACAGCTTAATATCGCCAATAAcacgaataaaaatatatccacgttAGATATTTCTCATGATGTCTCCAATATTTTTCCATATGAAACAGCAAATTTAGTGGGGGCCCATGTTATTTTACCCACAAATGCAATAAAATCAATGGCCTTGCTACCTTTTTCACCCTATAATCAAATGATGAGATAtatgatgttattatatgacAATGGAGAGG AAACGGAACCATCAATGTCGAAACATGAAATGGACTTAGGAACTCAAGATGGCAAATATGTAACCAGAAAATATAACCACGGAGAATCTAATGATTCAAGAATGGCAATATATCCAAAATCCTGGATTTTTAGAAAACCCATACATCACGAACCAGAACCAGTCCTGGATGTTATTGAATATGATATATATAAACCATTGATTCCAAATAGAAACCTGGTAGCAAATCATAAATCTCCCAACTTAGATGACaataatcatttgaataatgaaAAAGTTGTAAACATATGGAAGGACTGGAGTTCTCCCAAGAAACTCACAGAAGAGCCCAAAGCAAAAGGACTAAAGTAA